The Juglans microcarpa x Juglans regia isolate MS1-56 chromosome 2S, Jm3101_v1.0, whole genome shotgun sequence genome has a window encoding:
- the LOC121253215 gene encoding putative receptor like protein 25 isoform X5 encodes MKSVGAKNLQYMGDRVYYSIIITIKGVELEYKKIQDGLIVIDFSCNRFEGDIPEILGNLEGLRVLNLSNNAFTGHIPSSFANLTQLESLDLSQNKLFGKIPPELVQLNFLSNFTVSHNCLTGPIPQGQQFGTFPNTSFEDNRGLCGRPLSKSCGDSDISTPPPSTFEENRSPKLFFEFGWKVVVLGYGCGFVFGVVIGHIVTTRKQDWLIKIFGKKQRQTRISRVNLQVNRRK; translated from the coding sequence ATGAAGTCCGTTGGTGCAAAGAATTTACAATACATGGGTGACAGGGTCTACTATTCAATTATAATAACGATAAAAGGTGTGGAGTTGGAGTATAAGAAGATCCAAGATGGCCTCATAGTCATAGATTTCTCATGCAACAGATTTGAAGGAGATATTCCTGAAATACTGGGGAATCTAGAAGGACTTCGTGTGCTGAACCTTTCCAATAATGCTTTCACTGGTCATATCCCATCATCCTTTGCGAACTTGACACAGCTAGAATCATTAGACCTTTCTCAAAACAAGTTGTTTGGAAAGATACCTCCTGAATTAGTCCAGCTCAATTTCCTTTCAAACTTTACTGTGTCACATAATTGCCTCACTGGACCTATACCACAGGGGCAACAGTTTGGAACATTTCCAAATACTTCATTCGAAGATAATCGAGGATTGTGTGGAAGGCCATTGTCCAAGAGCTGTGGAGATTCTGACATTTCAACACCTCCACCTTCAACCTTTGAAGAGAATCGGAGTCCAAAATTGTTCTTTGAATTTGGTTGGAAAGTAGTTGTGTTGGGATATGGATGTGGATTCGTATTTGGAGTTGTTATCGGGCACATTGTGACAACCAGAAAGCAAGATTGGCTCATCAAGATTTTTGGCAAGAAGCAACGCCAAACTCGAATAAGCCGGGTGAATCTTCAGGTGAATCGTAGGAAGTAG
- the LOC121253215 gene encoding receptor-like protein 43 isoform X2, translating to MDRFQFHHSPFICNMSSPEVLDLSYNNLSGMIHPCIGNLSQSLSVLRLRSNNFGSTIPKTWAKGCRLNMIDLSQNQLQGRLPRSLANCTELEYLRVSDNQINDTSPFWLRTLQHLKILDLHSNGFHGAIRSLETNYTFSNLCIIDLSHNHLSGNLSAGYFAQWDAMKSVGAKNLQYMGDRVYYSIIITIKGVELEYKKIQDGLIVIDFSCNRFEGDIPEILGNLEGLRVLNLSNNAFTGHIPSSFANLTQLESLDLSQNKLFGKIPPELVQLNFLSNFTVSHNCLTGPIPQGQQFGTFPNTSFEDNRGLCGRPLSKSCGDSDISTPPPSTFEENRSPKLFFEFGWKVVVLGYGCGFVFGVVIGHIVTTRKQDWLIKIFGKKQRQTRISRVNLQVNRRK from the coding sequence TTCACCATTTATTTGCAATATGAGTTCACCTGAAGTGCTTGATTTGTCCTATAACAATTTGAGTGGCATGATTCATCCATGTATAGGCAACTTGAGTCAATCTTTGTCAGTGCTACGACTACGAAGTAACAACTTCGGCAGCACCATCCCAAAAACATGGGCAAAAGGATGCAGGTTAAATATGATTGACTTAAGTCAAAACCAGTTACAGGGTCGTTTGCCAAGATCTTTGGCCAACTGTACTGAGCTAGAGTATCTTCGTGTTAGCGACAATCAAATCAATGATACCTCTCCCTTTTGGTTGAGAACTCTTCAACACTTGAAGATTCTTGATCTCCATTCTAATGGCTTCCACGGTGCAATAAGGAGTCTGGAAACAAATTACACATTCTCCAATTTGTGTATCATTGACCTCTCTCACAACCATTTGTCTGGGAATCTATCTGCGGGATACTTCGCACAATGGGATGCCATGAAGTCCGTTGGTGCAAAGAATTTACAATACATGGGTGACAGGGTCTACTATTCAATTATAATAACGATAAAAGGTGTGGAGTTGGAGTATAAGAAGATCCAAGATGGCCTCATAGTCATAGATTTCTCATGCAACAGATTTGAAGGAGATATTCCTGAAATACTGGGGAATCTAGAAGGACTTCGTGTGCTGAACCTTTCCAATAATGCTTTCACTGGTCATATCCCATCATCCTTTGCGAACTTGACACAGCTAGAATCATTAGACCTTTCTCAAAACAAGTTGTTTGGAAAGATACCTCCTGAATTAGTCCAGCTCAATTTCCTTTCAAACTTTACTGTGTCACATAATTGCCTCACTGGACCTATACCACAGGGGCAACAGTTTGGAACATTTCCAAATACTTCATTCGAAGATAATCGAGGATTGTGTGGAAGGCCATTGTCCAAGAGCTGTGGAGATTCTGACATTTCAACACCTCCACCTTCAACCTTTGAAGAGAATCGGAGTCCAAAATTGTTCTTTGAATTTGGTTGGAAAGTAGTTGTGTTGGGATATGGATGTGGATTCGTATTTGGAGTTGTTATCGGGCACATTGTGACAACCAGAAAGCAAGATTGGCTCATCAAGATTTTTGGCAAGAAGCAACGCCAAACTCGAATAAGCCGGGTGAATCTTCAGGTGAATCGTAGGAAGTAG
- the LOC121253213 gene encoding eukaryotic translation initiation factor 1A-like, whose protein sequence is MPKNKGKGGKNRKRGKNEADDEKRELVFKEDGQEYAQVLRMLGNGRCEAMCIDGTKRLCHIRGKMHKKVWIAAGDIILVGLRDYQDDKADVILKYMPDEARLLKAYGELPENTRLNEGIIDDEDDGGGDDYIEFEDEDIDKI, encoded by the coding sequence ATGCCGAAGAACAAGGGAAAGGGAGGAAAGAACAGGAAGAGGGGAAAGAATGAAGCAGATGATGAAAAGCGTGAGCTTGTGTTCAAGGAAGACGGGCAGGAGTATGCCCAAGTGCTTCGCATGCTGGGAAATGGCCGGTGTGAAGCTATGTGCATTGATGGCACGAAGCGTCTTTGCCATATCCGAGGCAAGATGCACAAGAAGGTCTGGATTGCAGCCGGTGATATAATCCTCGTTGGTCTTCGTGACTACCAGGATGACAAGGCTGATGTGATCCTCAAGTACATGCCTGATGAGGCTAGGCTCCTGAAGGCCTATGGTGAGCTTCCTGAGAACACACGTCTCAATGAAGGCAtcattgatgatgaggatgatggtGGTGGCGATGATTATATTGAGTTTGAGGACGAAGATATCGATAAAATATAG